In the Pseudomonas sp. DTU_2021_1001937_2_SI_NGA_ILE_001 genome, one interval contains:
- a CDS encoding LysR family transcriptional regulator → MELRHLRYFIAVAEELHFGRAAEALGISQPPLSQQIQALEQELGARLFERTNRRVALSEAGRLFLDEARLVLAQVDKAADVARRAQLGELGELKIGFTASAPFTSSIPKAIFAFRQSYPAVHLALQEMTSQDVVERLQEGSMQVGIMRPLPLPDTLVAQELLHEPLVAIMRSDHPLASGSEAGLHMAALAAEPFVFFPRSYGSGLYAQILGLARAAGFSPLITQEAGEVMTIIGLVAAGLGVTVLPASYQRLRIDGVVYRTLLDEGATSAIWLVQRRDETSPMAKAFYDLVTTTLTTG, encoded by the coding sequence ATGGAGCTGCGTCATCTGCGCTATTTCATCGCGGTCGCCGAAGAGCTGCACTTCGGCCGTGCGGCCGAGGCGCTGGGCATCTCCCAGCCGCCGCTGAGCCAGCAGATCCAGGCCCTGGAACAGGAACTGGGCGCCCGGCTGTTCGAGCGCACCAACCGCCGTGTGGCGCTCAGCGAGGCCGGTCGGCTGTTCCTCGACGAGGCCCGGCTGGTGCTGGCCCAGGTCGACAAGGCCGCCGACGTGGCGCGGCGTGCGCAATTGGGTGAGCTGGGCGAGCTGAAGATCGGCTTCACCGCGTCGGCACCCTTCACCTCGAGCATTCCCAAGGCGATCTTTGCCTTTCGTCAGAGCTACCCTGCGGTGCACCTGGCCCTGCAGGAAATGACCAGCCAGGACGTGGTCGAGCGCCTGCAGGAGGGCAGCATGCAAGTGGGCATCATGCGCCCGCTGCCGCTGCCGGACACGCTGGTCGCGCAAGAGCTGTTGCACGAGCCGTTGGTGGCGATCATGCGCTCGGACCACCCGCTGGCGAGCGGCAGCGAAGCCGGGCTGCACATGGCGGCACTGGCCGCCGAGCCGTTCGTGTTCTTCCCGCGCAGCTACGGCAGCGGGCTGTACGCGCAGATCCTCGGGCTGGCCCGTGCAGCCGGGTTCAGCCCGTTGATTACCCAGGAAGCCGGGGAGGTGATGACCATCATCGGTCTGGTGGCAGCCGGGCTGGGGGTGACAGTGCTGCCGGCCTCCTATCAGCGCCTGCGCATCGACGGCGTGGTGTACCGCACCCTGCTCGACGAGGGCGCCACCAGCGCCATCTGGCTGGTGCAGCGCCGTGATGAGACCTCACCCATGGCCAAGGCCTTCTACGACCTGGTGACCACCACTCTCACTACCGGCTAG
- the fabG gene encoding 3-oxoacyl-ACP reductase FabG, with the protein MTESILVTGSSRGIGRAIALRLAQSGYDLVLHCRSGRREAEAVQAEIQALGRQARVLQFDVSDRAACKAILEQDVEAHGAYYGVVLNAGLTRDGAFPALGDDDWDQVLRTNLDGFYNVLHPLSMPMIRRRAPGRIVCITSVSGLIGNRGQVNYSASKAGLIGAAKALAVELAKRRITVNCVAPGLIDTAMLDENVPVEELMKMIPAQRMGTPEEVAGAVNFLMSAEAAYITRQVLAVNGGLC; encoded by the coding sequence ATGACTGAATCCATCCTGGTCACCGGGTCCAGCCGCGGCATCGGCCGGGCCATCGCGCTGCGCCTGGCACAGTCCGGCTACGACCTGGTACTGCACTGCCGCAGCGGCCGACGCGAGGCCGAGGCGGTGCAGGCCGAGATCCAGGCACTGGGCCGCCAGGCCCGTGTGCTGCAGTTCGATGTGTCCGACCGTGCGGCGTGCAAGGCCATCCTGGAGCAGGACGTCGAGGCCCATGGTGCCTACTACGGCGTGGTGCTCAATGCCGGGCTGACCCGTGACGGTGCCTTCCCGGCGCTGGGTGACGACGACTGGGACCAGGTGCTCCGCACCAACCTCGATGGCTTCTACAACGTGCTGCACCCGCTGAGCATGCCGATGATCCGCCGCCGCGCACCTGGGCGGATCGTCTGCATCACCTCGGTGTCCGGGCTGATCGGCAACCGTGGCCAGGTCAATTACAGCGCCTCCAAGGCCGGCCTGATCGGTGCGGCCAAGGCCCTGGCGGTGGAACTGGCCAAGCGCAGGATCACCGTCAACTGCGTGGCCCCCGGGCTGATCGACACGGCGATGCTCGACGAGAACGTGCCGGTGGAAGAGCTGATGAAGATGATCCCGGCGCAGCGCATGGGCACCCCGGAAGAAGTCGCTGGCGCGGTGAATTTCCTGATGTCCGCCGAGGCGGCCTACATCACCCGCCAGGTGCTGGCGGTCAATGGAGGGTTGTGTTGA
- a CDS encoding beta-ketoacyl-ACP synthase, with translation MKRVVVTGMAGITSLGSDWERIAANFAANRSGIRYMAEWDRFSELNTRLAGPVDDFEVPAHWTRKQLRSMGRVSRLAVAASEQALRDAGLLDDPLIRDGRMGTACGSSTGSTEEIKAFGNMLLNSVADGLNANSYVRMMPHTTAANISIFFGLTGRLIPTSSACTSGSQGIGYAYEAIKFGRLPMMLAGGAEELCPTEAMVFDALYATSLKNDAPQSSPRPYDTGRDGLVIGEGAGMLVLEELQHALARGARIHAEIVGFGSNADGAHSTRPEQVTMRRAMELALQDAALAPGAIGYVNGHGTATEQGDIAETLATCELFGPRMPISSQKSFLGHTLGACGALESWFSIEMLKRDHYIHTLNLEHIDPQCGELDYLKDAPRAMSNEYVMNNNFAFGGVNTSLIFRRWP, from the coding sequence ATGAAGCGCGTTGTCGTGACCGGCATGGCCGGCATCACCTCACTGGGCAGCGACTGGGAGCGTATCGCGGCGAACTTCGCCGCCAACCGCAGCGGCATTCGCTACATGGCGGAGTGGGATCGCTTCAGCGAACTGAACACGCGCCTGGCCGGGCCGGTGGACGATTTCGAGGTGCCGGCGCACTGGACCCGCAAGCAACTGCGCAGCATGGGCCGGGTGTCGCGCCTGGCGGTGGCGGCCTCGGAACAGGCGCTGCGCGACGCCGGGCTGCTCGACGACCCGCTGATCCGCGACGGGCGCATGGGCACCGCCTGCGGCTCGTCCACCGGCAGTACCGAAGAGATCAAGGCGTTCGGCAACATGCTGCTCAACTCGGTGGCCGATGGCCTGAACGCCAATTCATACGTGCGCATGATGCCGCACACCACGGCGGCGAACATCAGCATCTTCTTCGGTCTCACCGGGCGGCTGATCCCCACTTCCAGCGCCTGCACCAGCGGCAGCCAGGGCATCGGCTACGCCTACGAGGCGATCAAGTTCGGCCGCCTGCCGATGATGCTCGCCGGTGGCGCCGAAGAACTGTGCCCCACCGAGGCCATGGTGTTCGATGCGCTGTACGCCACCAGCCTGAAGAACGACGCGCCGCAAAGCAGCCCGCGCCCCTACGACACCGGGCGTGATGGCCTGGTGATCGGCGAAGGCGCCGGCATGCTGGTGCTCGAAGAACTGCAACACGCCTTGGCACGCGGTGCGCGCATCCATGCCGAGATCGTCGGTTTCGGCAGTAATGCCGACGGCGCGCACAGCACCCGCCCGGAACAGGTGACCATGCGCCGCGCCATGGAGCTGGCGCTGCAGGACGCCGCGCTGGCGCCTGGCGCGATCGGCTACGTCAACGGCCACGGCACCGCCACCGAGCAGGGCGACATCGCCGAGACCCTGGCCACCTGCGAGCTGTTCGGCCCACGCATGCCGATCAGCTCGCAGAAGAGCTTCCTCGGCCACACCCTGGGCGCGTGTGGCGCGCTGGAGTCGTGGTTCAGTATCGAGATGCTCAAGCGCGACCATTACATCCACACCCTGAACCTGGAGCACATCGACCCGCAGTGCGGCGAGCTGGACTACCTCAAGGACGCCCCGCGGGCCATGAGCAACGAGTACGTGATGAACAACAACTTCGCCTTCGGCGGCGTCAACACCTCGCTGATCTTCCGCCGCTGGCCTTGA
- the hemE gene encoding uroporphyrinogen decarboxylase has product MTALKNDRFLRALLKQPVDVTPVWMMRQAGRYLPEYRASRAKAGDFMSLCMNPQLACEVTLQPLERYPLDAAILFSDILTIPDAMGQGLYFETGEGPRFKKTVSSLADIEALPIPDPQKDLGYVMDAVSTIRRELNGRVPLIGFSGSPWTLATYMVEGGSSKDFRKSKAMLYDNPQAMHLLLDKLAQSVTAYLNGQIRAGAQAVQIFDSWGGSLSAAAYQEFSLAYMRKIVSGLIREHDGRQVPVILFTKGGGLWLESLADSGAEALGLDWTCDIGQARARVGDKVALQGNMDPSVLYARPEAIRQEVARILASYGHGSGHVFNLGHGITPEVDPANAGAFIEAVHEFSAQYHG; this is encoded by the coding sequence ATGACTGCCTTGAAGAACGACCGTTTCCTGCGTGCCCTGCTCAAGCAACCGGTGGACGTGACGCCTGTCTGGATGATGCGCCAGGCCGGTCGCTACCTCCCGGAATACCGCGCCAGCCGGGCCAAGGCCGGTGACTTCATGAGCCTGTGCATGAACCCGCAGCTGGCGTGCGAAGTCACCCTGCAGCCGCTGGAGCGCTACCCGCTGGACGCGGCGATCCTGTTCTCCGACATCCTCACCATCCCCGACGCCATGGGCCAGGGCCTGTACTTCGAGACCGGCGAAGGCCCGCGCTTCAAGAAGACCGTCAGCAGCCTGGCCGACATCGAGGCCCTGCCGATTCCCGATCCGCAAAAGGACCTGGGCTACGTGATGGACGCGGTCAGCACCATTCGCCGCGAACTCAATGGCCGGGTACCGTTGATCGGTTTTTCTGGCAGCCCCTGGACCCTGGCCACCTATATGGTCGAGGGCGGTTCGTCCAAGGACTTCCGCAAGTCCAAGGCAATGCTCTACGACAATCCGCAGGCCATGCATCTGCTGCTCGACAAGCTGGCGCAGTCGGTCACCGCCTACCTCAACGGGCAGATCCGTGCCGGTGCCCAGGCGGTGCAGATCTTCGACAGCTGGGGCGGCAGCCTTTCGGCGGCGGCCTACCAGGAGTTCTCCCTGGCCTACATGCGCAAAATCGTCTCCGGGCTGATCCGCGAGCACGATGGTCGCCAAGTGCCGGTGATCCTGTTCACCAAGGGCGGCGGCCTGTGGCTGGAAAGCCTGGCCGACTCCGGTGCCGAGGCCTTGGGGCTGGACTGGACCTGCGACATCGGCCAGGCCCGTGCGCGGGTCGGTGACAAGGTGGCATTGCAGGGCAACATGGACCCCAGCGTGCTTTACGCCCGCCCCGAGGCGATCCGCCAGGAAGTGGCGCGTATCCTGGCCAGCTACGGCCACGGCAGCGGCCATGTGTTCAACCTCGGCCATGGCATTACCCCGGAAGTCGACCCGGCCAATGCCGGTGCCTTCATCGAAGCGGTCCACGAGTTCTCGGCGCAGTACCACGGCTGA
- a CDS encoding beta-ketoacyl-[acyl-carrier-protein] synthase family protein, with the protein MTAYLNDLGLVCALGNDRHSVARALFAGDSSGMRHEAGWVPGIELPVGAVRGELPAIPGHLGMHSRNNQLLLAAALQIEASIRAAIARYGASRIGVILGTSTSGIDEASRSLGTWLRDRSFPEHYDYQQQELGAPAHFLAEWLQLSGPAYVISTACTSSARALLSARRALDLGLCDAVLCGGVDSLCQLTLNGFTALEAVSRQRCNPFSRNRDGINIGEAAALFLMTREAGDTPGIALLGAGASSDAHHISAPEPSGRGARESMQRALHSAGLQASQIAYLNLHGTATLHNDAMESLAVQALFPQGVPCSSSKAMSGHTLGAAGALEAAFCWLCLTPDNTRRALPPHVWDGQADPQLPALSWTGAHSRLPGDTPRYLMSNSFAFGGNNISLIIGDAP; encoded by the coding sequence GGCATGCGCCACGAGGCAGGCTGGGTGCCCGGTATCGAGCTGCCGGTGGGTGCGGTGCGTGGCGAGCTGCCGGCGATACCCGGCCACCTCGGTATGCACAGCCGCAACAACCAGCTGCTGCTGGCTGCCGCGTTGCAGATCGAAGCATCGATTCGCGCCGCCATTGCCCGCTACGGCGCCTCGCGCATCGGCGTGATTCTCGGCACCAGCACCTCGGGTATCGATGAGGCCAGCCGCAGCCTGGGCACCTGGCTGCGCGACCGGAGCTTTCCCGAACACTACGACTATCAGCAGCAGGAGCTTGGCGCCCCGGCGCATTTCCTCGCCGAGTGGCTGCAGCTCAGCGGCCCGGCGTATGTGATTTCCACGGCCTGCACCTCCAGCGCCCGGGCCTTGCTCAGCGCCCGCCGTGCTCTGGACCTGGGCCTGTGCGACGCGGTGCTGTGCGGTGGCGTGGACAGCCTGTGCCAGCTCACCCTCAACGGTTTCACCGCTCTGGAAGCGGTGTCGCGGCAACGCTGCAACCCGTTCTCGCGCAATCGTGATGGCATCAACATCGGCGAGGCGGCGGCACTGTTTCTGATGACCCGCGAGGCGGGCGATACACCGGGCATCGCCTTGCTCGGAGCCGGAGCCAGCAGCGACGCCCACCACATTTCGGCGCCGGAGCCCAGTGGCCGTGGCGCTCGCGAATCGATGCAGCGCGCGCTGCACAGCGCCGGCCTGCAGGCCAGCCAGATCGCCTACCTGAACCTGCATGGCACCGCCACCCTGCACAACGACGCCATGGAAAGCCTGGCCGTGCAGGCGCTGTTTCCCCAAGGCGTGCCCTGCTCGTCGAGCAAAGCCATGAGCGGCCACACCCTGGGCGCCGCCGGGGCACTGGAAGCGGCGTTCTGCTGGCTGTGCCTGACGCCGGACAATACCCGCCGCGCCCTGCCGCCGCACGTCTGGGACGGCCAGGCCGACCCGCAATTACCGGCGCTGAGCTGGACCGGCGCGCACAGCCGCCTGCCCGGTGACACGCCCCGCTACCTGATGAGCAACTCGTTCGCCTTCGGGGGCAACAACATCAGCCTGATTATCGGAGACGCGCCATGA
- a CDS encoding hotdog family protein produces the protein MTDWPVAGLVPHAADMILIDQVLAFDDDSIQTRLSVRPGGLFNAPDGSLPAWVGIELMAQSVAAFAGCQARQRGEPVRLGFLLGTRRFECNAEHFPAGSELHIHAQRSLQDESGMGVFECTLSGPGIQAFARLNVYCPPNTAQYLAKEPTHD, from the coding sequence ATGACCGACTGGCCGGTCGCCGGACTGGTGCCGCACGCTGCTGACATGATCCTCATCGATCAGGTGCTGGCCTTCGACGACGACAGTATCCAGACCCGCCTGAGCGTTCGCCCCGGTGGCCTGTTCAACGCCCCCGACGGCAGCCTGCCGGCCTGGGTCGGCATCGAGCTGATGGCGCAGAGCGTGGCGGCCTTCGCCGGCTGCCAGGCGCGCCAGCGCGGCGAACCGGTACGCCTGGGCTTTCTGCTGGGCACCCGCCGCTTCGAATGCAATGCCGAGCATTTCCCTGCCGGCAGCGAGCTGCACATCCACGCCCAGCGTTCACTGCAAGACGAGAGCGGCATGGGCGTGTTCGAATGCACCCTGAGCGGCCCCGGCATCCAGGCCTTCGCCCGTCTCAACGTCTATTGCCCGCCCAACACCGCCCAATACCTGGCCAAGGAGCCCACGCATGACTGA
- a CDS encoding FAD-dependent oxidoreductase encodes MAERLSNDFQFLDVGRKDPKKKLLRQRKKEFVEIYEPFKPQQSVDQAHRCLGCGNPYCEWKCPVHNFIPNWLKLVAEGNILAAAELSHQTNTLPEVCGRVCPQDRLCEGACTLNDGFGAVTIGSVEKYITDTAFAMGWRPDMSRVVPTGKRVAIIGAGPAGLGCADVLVRSGVTPVVFDKNPEIGGLLTFGIPEFKLEKSVLSRRREVFTGMGIEFRLNTEVGKDVTLDQLLAEYDAVFMGMGTYTYMKGGFAGEDLPGVHDALDFLIANVNRNLGFEKSPEDFVDMKGKKVVVLGGGDTAMDCNRTSIRQGAKAVTCAYRRDEENMPGSRKEVKNAKEEGVKFLYNRQPIAIIGEDKVEGVKVVETRLGEPDARGRRSPEPIPGSEEIIPADAVVIAFGFRPSPAPWFEQFGIQTDSQGRVVAPEQGQFKHQTSNPKIFAGGDMVRGSDLVVTAIFEGRNAAEGILDYLGV; translated from the coding sequence ATGGCTGAACGTCTGAGTAACGACTTCCAGTTCCTTGATGTCGGACGTAAGGATCCGAAGAAAAAGCTGCTGCGCCAGCGCAAGAAAGAGTTCGTGGAAATCTACGAACCCTTCAAGCCCCAGCAGTCCGTCGACCAGGCCCATCGCTGCCTGGGTTGCGGCAACCCATACTGCGAGTGGAAGTGCCCGGTGCACAACTTCATCCCCAACTGGCTGAAGCTGGTCGCCGAAGGCAACATCCTGGCCGCCGCCGAGCTGTCGCACCAGACCAACACCCTGCCGGAAGTCTGTGGCCGCGTCTGCCCGCAGGACCGTCTTTGCGAGGGCGCCTGCACCCTCAACGACGGTTTCGGTGCGGTGACCATCGGCTCGGTAGAGAAGTACATCACCGACACCGCCTTCGCCATGGGCTGGCGTCCGGACATGTCGCGTGTGGTGCCCACCGGCAAGCGCGTGGCGATCATCGGTGCCGGCCCGGCCGGCCTGGGCTGTGCCGACGTGCTGGTGCGCAGCGGCGTGACCCCGGTGGTGTTCGACAAGAACCCCGAAATCGGCGGCCTGCTGACCTTCGGTATTCCCGAGTTCAAGCTGGAAAAGAGCGTGCTGAGCCGTCGCCGTGAAGTGTTCACCGGCATGGGCATCGAGTTCCGCCTCAACACCGAGGTGGGCAAGGACGTGACCCTCGACCAGTTGCTGGCCGAATACGATGCCGTGTTCATGGGCATGGGCACCTACACCTACATGAAGGGGGGCTTCGCCGGCGAGGACCTGCCAGGCGTGCACGACGCGCTGGACTTCCTGATCGCCAACGTCAACCGCAACCTGGGCTTCGAGAAGTCGCCGGAAGATTTCGTCGACATGAAGGGCAAGAAGGTCGTGGTGCTCGGCGGTGGTGACACCGCGATGGACTGCAACCGTACGTCGATTCGCCAGGGCGCCAAGGCGGTGACCTGCGCCTATCGCCGTGACGAAGAGAACATGCCCGGCTCGCGCAAGGAAGTGAAGAACGCCAAGGAAGAGGGTGTGAAGTTCCTCTACAACCGTCAGCCGATCGCCATCATCGGCGAAGACAAGGTCGAAGGCGTGAAAGTGGTCGAGACCCGCCTGGGCGAGCCTGATGCCCGTGGCCGTCGCAGCCCCGAGCCGATTCCGGGTTCCGAAGAGATCATCCCGGCCGACGCCGTGGTCATCGCCTTCGGCTTCCGTCCCAGCCCCGCCCCGTGGTTCGAGCAGTTCGGCATCCAGACCGACAGCCAGGGCCGTGTGGTGGCGCCAGAGCAGGGCCAGTTCAAGCACCAGACCAGCAACCCGAAGATCTTCGCCGGTGGCGACATGGTGCGCGGTTCCGACCTGGTCGTGACGGCGATCTTCGAAGGCCGCAACGCCGCCGAAGGTATCCTCGACTACCTCGGCGTGTGA
- a CDS encoding MFS transporter produces MLVHDAPSTTSPERPAQARYIEKNTPLFKRTVLALFAGGFATFALLYCVQPMMPLLSQEFAISAAQSSLVLSVSTAMLAIGLLITGPISDRIGRKSVMVLALFCAALATLASALMPDWQTMLVTRALVGLSLSGLAAVAMTYLSEEIHPTHLGLAMGLYIAGSAVGGMSGRLITGVLIDYVNWHVALLVIGGLALVCAAVFWRILPESQHFKPRSLHPRSLLEGFVVQFRDRGLPLLFLTAFLLMGAFVTLFNYIAYRFLEAPYHLSQALVGVFSVVYLSGIYSSAKVGSLADRLSRRRVLWAVIVLMLAGLGMTLFEPLPVVVAGVLIFTFGFFGAHTVASSWVGRRASRARGQASSLYLFCYYAGSSVAGTGGGVFWHYAGWNGIGLFIGVLLVLALVVALRLARLAPLPGGD; encoded by the coding sequence GTGCTCGTCCATGACGCCCCGTCCACCACCAGCCCCGAGCGGCCCGCGCAAGCCCGCTACATCGAGAAAAACACGCCGCTGTTCAAGCGCACCGTGCTGGCGCTGTTCGCCGGCGGCTTCGCCACGTTCGCCCTGTTGTACTGCGTGCAGCCGATGATGCCGCTGCTGTCGCAGGAGTTTGCCATCAGCGCCGCGCAGAGCAGCCTGGTGTTGTCGGTGTCGACCGCGATGCTTGCCATCGGCCTGCTGATCACCGGGCCGATTTCCGACCGTATCGGGCGCAAGTCGGTGATGGTGCTGGCGCTGTTCTGCGCCGCCTTGGCCACGCTGGCCAGCGCGCTGATGCCCGACTGGCAGACCATGCTGGTGACCCGCGCCCTGGTGGGCCTGTCGCTGAGCGGCCTGGCGGCGGTGGCGATGACCTACCTGAGCGAAGAGATCCACCCCACCCACCTGGGCCTGGCCATGGGCCTGTACATCGCTGGCAGTGCAGTCGGCGGCATGTCCGGGCGCTTGATCACCGGGGTGCTGATCGATTACGTGAACTGGCATGTGGCGTTGCTGGTGATCGGCGGCCTGGCGCTGGTCTGCGCGGCGGTGTTCTGGCGCATCCTGCCCGAGTCGCAGCACTTCAAGCCGCGCTCGCTGCACCCGCGCAGCCTGCTGGAGGGCTTCGTGGTGCAGTTCCGCGACCGCGGCCTGCCCCTGCTGTTTCTCACCGCGTTCCTGCTGATGGGCGCCTTCGTCACCCTGTTCAACTACATCGCCTACCGTTTTCTCGAAGCGCCGTATCACCTGAGCCAGGCCCTGGTCGGGGTGTTCTCGGTGGTCTACCTGTCGGGGATCTACAGTTCGGCGAAGGTCGGCTCGCTGGCTGACCGCCTGAGCCGCCGCCGCGTGCTGTGGGCGGTGATCGTGCTGATGCTCGCCGGCCTGGGCATGACCCTGTTCGAGCCGCTGCCGGTGGTGGTCGCCGGGGTGCTGATCTTCACCTTCGGCTTCTTCGGCGCACATACCGTGGCCAGCAGCTGGGTCGGCCGTCGCGCCAGCCGCGCCCGTGGCCAGGCCTCGTCGCTGTATCTGTTCTGCTACTACGCAGGCTCCAGCGTGGCCGGCACCGGTGGCGGGGTATTCTGGCACTACGCGGGCTGGAACGGCATTGGTCTGTTCATCGGCGTGTTGTTGGTGCTGGCTCTGGTGGTGGCGCTGCGCCTGGCCAGGCTCGCACCGCTGCCCGGCGGTGACTGA